GCGAAATGCTTTCCATTCGGTGCAGATTACCAGGGCATCCGCGCCTTTTACCGCCTGAATGCGATCGCCGGCGAGCATTAGGTCGTCGCGGTCACCGTAGAGGCGGCGGCATTCGGCCATGGCTTCCGGGTCGAACGCCTGGACCTTCGCGCCCGCTAGCCAGAGCGCTTCCATCAGCGTGCGGCTGGGGGCTTCGCGCATGTCGTCGGTGTCAGGCTTGAAGGCGAGCCCCCACACGGCGATGGTCTTGCCTGCCACATCACCCAGCGAGGTTTGCAGTTTGGTGAATAGCGTTTGTTTCTGCAGCAGGTTGACCGCTTCTACCGCGCTGAGCAGCGCAGGCGTATAGCCCAACTGGCGAGCAGTGCGCTCCAGGGCCTGTACATCCTTGGGAAAGCACGAGCCGCCGTAGCCGCAGCCGGGGTAGATAAAGTGGTAGCCGATGCGCGGGTCGCTACCGATACCCCGGCGCACGTCTTCAATATCCACATCGAGGCGTTCGGCGAGATTGGCCATTTCGTTCATGAAGCTGATCTTGGTCGCCAGCATGGCGTTAGCGGCGTATTTGGTCAGCTCCGCCGCGCGCACGCTCATGAACATCAGCTTTTCGTGGTTACGGTTATAGGGTGCATAGCATTCCTGCATGCGCGCTTTGACACGCTCACTTTCAGTACCGACGATAATCCGCGCGCCGCGGGTGAAGTCCTCAATCGCGGCACCTTCTTTCATGAATTCAGGGTTGGAGCACACATCAAACGGCACATCGACACCGCGGGCGTCAAGGATATCGCTGATCGCCGCCTGCACCTTTTCAGCGGTGCCCACCGGCACGGTGGATTTGTTGATCACCAGCTTGTAATCATTCATGTACTGGCCGATGGTACGTGCGACCTCAAGCACGTAGCGCAAGTCGGCGCTGCCGTCTTCATCCGGCGGGGTGCCCACGGCGATAAACACGAGTTCACCGTCGCGCACGGCTTGCTCGGCGTTGGTGGTGAAGCTGAGCCGCCCGGCGTCGACGTTATGCGCCACGAGGTTGCTGAGGCCCGGCTCGAAGATGGGTACTTCACCGGCATTCAACTGGGCGATCCGCTCGGCGTTGACGTCCATGCAGGTGACTTGATGGCCGACATCGGCCAGGCAGGCGCCTGCGACTAATCCTACGTAACCGGTTCCAAAAACACTGATATGCATGCCGTGTTAACTCACTCTCAATACGGGTGACGAAATTTATGGCGAGCTTATCACGTCGTTTGGGCTTTGATGACGGGATGCCACAGGAAAAACACAGACTAGACGTTGGTCTAATATCGACTTTCGTTTATAATGCGCTGCAGCACCTCAACATTGAGAACATAGCATTGAACATCCGTTTTAGACGTTCAGTGCTGCCCGCCTAACATATCAGTCGCAGGAGAAGGAAATGCCCACCGCCAGTCACGTTCAGCGCAGTCTACGCCAGTGTTTGGCCGTCGTGGCCGAGATGCTTTACGACAACGGGCATGTGCTGGAAACCATTACTCTGACCAAACGTGGTCTGAGCAATAAGGAATTGCAGTCGCTCAGCCAGAACGCGCCCGACTGGGCCACCTGCCAGCAGGTGCTGGAAACCAGCCAAGCGGCCACCCGTAACGAGCAAGGTCGTTTTGTATTGACGCCAATGGGCCGCGAACTGATGTTTGATATGTTTGGGGAAGGCGCAGCGGACTGCGCCTAAACAAGCCCTGAAACTGAACGTATTGCTAGTTGCTAGCGGATGCCGAGAAAGGACAGGATAAACAGCACGACCACGATCAGTCCGATGATGTAGATAATATTTCTCATAGATGCACTCCTTGCGAATTGCGTGGTTAAAAAGCAATGTCTTGCTAGACCCTCTACAGCCTAGCAGCCCTTTTCAGGTTTTGCGTATTCAAGACGTTCGTTGATATCCCTCACTAGGGCCTGTTGACGCAGGAACCCTTGTGCGGCATCGGACTCGAACAGTTTCCTGTTTGCCGAGGGTTCGCCATGCGCTTGTTGATGTCCGCCGCTTGTATCAGTTTTTTCGCTGCCACGCTTTTTCCCACTGCCATCAGTGCCCAACCAACGTCTCCCGCACCGCCCAGCACTGATGCGCTCAGCAACCTGAGCGACGAAGCCCGTGGTTATTCGCGCTTGCACAGTATCGTGGTGGCCCACCAGGGCGAGATCATTCACGAGCATCACCAGGGCGGCCCTGGCGTAGATGCGCCCGCCAACATCAAGTCGCTCTCGAAAACCGTGCTGGCGGCGCTGGTGGGGGCCACTATTAAAGAAGGTATTATCGAATCCACCGATCAGTCGCTGGTGTCGCTGCTCGGCAATCGCGTGCCTGACGCGGCGGCCCCGGAAGTTGCCGATATTACCGTGAGCCACTTGCTGTCGTTGCAGGCGGGGCTTGAGCGCACGTCCGGCCAGAATTACGCCGCCTGGGTGGCCAGCCCCAACTGGGTAGAAGATGCCTTGACGCGACCGTTTGTCGACCAACCTGGCGGGCGCATGCTGTATTCCACTGGCTCCAGCCATCTGCTGTCTGCAGCGCTGACGTACGCCAGCGGTGAGTCCACCTACGCCTTGGCCCAGCGGTTGCTGGCCGAGCCGCTGTCTATTGCCATTCCCCCCTGGCTGCAGGACCCTCAGGGCATCTACTTCGGCGGCAACGATATGCAGCTCTCGCCGCGTGCACTGGTGGAAATCGGCGAGCTGTATCGCAACGATGGCAGAGTGGTTGATAGCAACGGAAACGAACGGCGCGTGCTGCCGGAAGGCTGGGTCGAGCGCTCGTGGACGCCGCGGGGCGCCTCACGCTGGACGGGCGACGGTTACGGCTATGGCTGGTTTATCACGCAGTTGGGCGGCGAAGACGTTTATTACGGACGCGGGTTCGGCGGCCAGGCGCTGTTCGTGGTCCCCGAGCGGGCATTAACCATCGTAATGACCGCTGACCCAACGCCGCCCTCGCCCGGCGGGCAGTTTCAGGAGCGCTTGAATGCTATGGTTGCGGGCCTATTAACGCATGAGTAAGTCTGCTACTCCTTTTTGTGACCCAGGCTCATCAGGTAGAGCGCAGCGGCCAGGGCGAGAACCGAAAGCGCCAGATAGATTGCTTCCAGCGGGGTGGCGAAGCGGATATCCACGACCGCGCGGAAGAATTCAATGATCACCGCGAGAATCACCACGCGGGCGATTTTATCCTTTAGCTGATCGAGCGAAGCGACGTTAAACGGATGATGAGGATAGCGCGCTTCCGCCTGGTCAATACGCGATACAAACAGCCGGTAGATGCCTAACCCGAATATCATCAACACGATGGCGATCAGATAGATATCCACGGCGATAATAATATCGGGCACCAGGCTTTCGTGGATATCGACGCTGCTGTCCACGAGATAGTAGTGCAGCGTTCGCATCACGACTTTGAAGATATCTATAGTGCCCACCACGAACAGCATGACCGCGCCGATCAGGCTGGGCACCACGGCCAGCATGACCAGAAACCGCGAGTTCCA
This window of the Halomonas sp. SH5A2 genome carries:
- a CDS encoding UDP-glucose dehydrogenase family protein → MHISVFGTGYVGLVAGACLADVGHQVTCMDVNAERIAQLNAGEVPIFEPGLSNLVAHNVDAGRLSFTTNAEQAVRDGELVFIAVGTPPDEDGSADLRYVLEVARTIGQYMNDYKLVINKSTVPVGTAEKVQAAISDILDARGVDVPFDVCSNPEFMKEGAAIEDFTRGARIIVGTESERVKARMQECYAPYNRNHEKLMFMSVRAAELTKYAANAMLATKISFMNEMANLAERLDVDIEDVRRGIGSDPRIGYHFIYPGCGYGGSCFPKDVQALERTARQLGYTPALLSAVEAVNLLQKQTLFTKLQTSLGDVAGKTIAVWGLAFKPDTDDMREAPSRTLMEALWLAGAKVQAFDPEAMAECRRLYGDRDDLMLAGDRIQAVKGADALVICTEWKAFRSVDLEWLASQLNDKLVVDGRNLFTPSAAKAAGLTYLGVGR
- a CDS encoding serine hydrolase domain-containing protein, which produces MRLLMSAACISFFAATLFPTAISAQPTSPAPPSTDALSNLSDEARGYSRLHSIVVAHQGEIIHEHHQGGPGVDAPANIKSLSKTVLAALVGATIKEGIIESTDQSLVSLLGNRVPDAAAPEVADITVSHLLSLQAGLERTSGQNYAAWVASPNWVEDALTRPFVDQPGGRMLYSTGSSHLLSAALTYASGESTYALAQRLLAEPLSIAIPPWLQDPQGIYFGGNDMQLSPRALVEIGELYRNDGRVVDSNGNERRVLPEGWVERSWTPRGASRWTGDGYGYGWFITQLGGEDVYYGRGFGGQALFVVPERALTIVMTADPTPPSPGGQFQERLNAMVAGLLTHE
- a CDS encoding YqhA family protein, producing the protein MTDTPPTPPKPPEQQGRWERRIETALWNSRFLVMLAVVPSLIGAVMLFVVGTIDIFKVVMRTLHYYLVDSSVDIHESLVPDIIIAVDIYLIAIVLMIFGLGIYRLFVSRIDQAEARYPHHPFNVASLDQLKDKIARVVILAVIIEFFRAVVDIRFATPLEAIYLALSVLALAAALYLMSLGHKKE